In Amycolatopsis sp. FBCC-B4732, the genomic stretch TCTGTTGCTGGAATCCGTTGTGGCAGACTCTGCTCGGGCCCTTGGAGTCAAGCATCCCACCACGACCGCGATCCAAAAGAACCTCGAAGCCGCCAAAATATTCTTGCGTCCCCATCCTCGTCGAGGCTAGCCAATTGACGGATAAATTGGATCGACCATCGCCTGGTGCGATCGTCTACTTGCCGATCATGCGCATCCCGTTCTTCGGCGTTTGGGCGCATGCCGATGAGGTGCCAGCTCGGGGAGGCTTGCAGTGGGCAGTTTGGAGTGGTCTAGTTTTGGCAGATTTGCTGATTATGGCTTCGGTCATTTTCGCGACGCCGCCGCAGCGGTCGTTGGCCTAGCAGTTGACCATACTGTGCCCCGGAGACGACGCAACGACAGCGCGCGCCCACAGACTCACGCCACACGCGCAGGCCCTCATCCTCGACGCCCTGCTGGTGCGATCAGCGCCATGGTGAGGACGCTGGAAGTTCGCAAGTTTCGTGGGAAGTTGCCGCCGAATCCGCTACAGGCATGGCTGAATGACTCTTTGACGGGGTAGCTATCGTGACGTTGGGTTCTGGAGTGAGGTGGGTGACCCCAGTCGCAGCAAGAAGTTCAGTCTCCTCTGTCCCCTTGGACAGTGTGCTTCTTTCGGAATTGGGCGCCCTGCCGTCGCGTGTCATCTTTTGACTCGGGCGCGGACGGCGAGAGCTGCTAATGCCAGCAATATTGGGCCGATGAACCGAGCTGCCATTACGGTCCAGACGCCGGGAGTTGTCAGTTTCTGGCTGGCATCCCGAAATACTACCGCTCCTAGCGAAGTGCGTATGGAAGCGTCGATTCGTGTGTGAGTCCACCTGGCTGTGTATCGCTGTAATTGTGGCGCGACATCGGTGGTGCTCGTGACCGTCTGCTGGTCGCCGTTCGATGTTCTATAGCTGAATGTCGATGATTGCGTCGTGGGTCCTGGAGTGGCGAGGCCGCATGTGATTAGAAGAACTGAGGAAATTGTGATTAACACAATAAGTGCGGCAAAGGTGCGCGACGCGCGCTGTCCGTACCCTGCGACTAACCAGTATGACCATAAAAGAATTCGCTCAATTGTCGAAGTTCCACCGGCGCCGCGCCGTGCTTCCTGTTCGCCGTAGTAGAAGTCGCCTGCGCCAGCTTCATTCTTGCCGTCCTCAAGTGCTTTTCGAAGAGATCGGTACAAGGCTGCCAGTCGATCTGCTCCGACCTTCTCCGTATAGTCCAGGCGGTTGTCGAAAGGTGCAAAGTGGAGCCATTTATAATATGGGTGACGACTAGCGCGCCAAGGATGCTCCTCGAATAAAACCTGACGAGAGCTTCGCCATAAACTTTTCGGGGGCCTTGAGAATTCGCTGTCGCCCTCGATGCGCACCTTGTCCAGGTGGTGAGCTCCGGCAAACCTGCACCACTGCAAATTGACATCAGTCAGGGCTAATTCCGATACGTCGGTTCCTTTCAGTGATGTTAATATCGGGCGGTGATCCTTTGCATTTGTGCGTGTGTGCCATTCTTCGATTTGTTCTTCTGTGGCGGACGGGGACCACATCACGCCAGGATCGCTCAGGTAGCCAGTAAACGTAAACTTCCTCGCCGAGGTTGCAACCGATGATGCTGCACCAAGGAATGTTTCAGATAGATCAACGAGACCATGGCGAACTCTGAGCTCCACTCCGCCAGAAAAACGAGCCCTTCGGCAAGATAGTTCGCCGGTCTCTGCCTCGATGAGGATCGCGACTCCTGACTGTGTTCCGCTTAGATCAATCTTGCAAGCAATCAAAGGACCTAATCTCTCGGAGAGTACAAAGTTTGCGCGAGAAAAATTGACAATACGAGCGAATCTTGCTCCGGCGAATTCTGTTGATTCACGAAAAGTTGCACCTGTGAAGATTCCGGTGTCACTAAAGGTGGCACGGGTAAAGTCGGCAGTTGCACCAAAATCCACTCCACTGAAGGTGGAATCCCCTGTGAAAGCCGTATTGACGAAACTGGCGTCACTTGAGAATTTTGAGCGGATGAATGTAGCTTCACGCAAAGTCAATCCGCTAAAATCTGCACTACCAGTAAAGGTTGCTTCAGTGGCATCGATAGCAATTTCGGTGGCTGATTGTGCCAAAGAGCGTAACGTTTGGTTGAGTTGGTCTGATGTAGTCAAGTCAATGATTGTGCCTCGTAGGTCTAGGGTTGATCCCAGGTTCAAAGTTTCCAAGAAGTGGATGATCTCCGTTGATGCGAGATGAGTAAAGCATCGGTCGTAGCCGTCAATCTGCGCTCCACGACACTGGTCGTCCGAACCGTCGGGAACTAACACGCAACGGCGCCAGTCGCTGATTTTGCCACCAGACATCACATTCACGCTCCCCTCTCTCAATGTCGGTGATGCCAATATTTGATGCCGTCACCGTGACAGCGTCTGGCAGGGGCTAATGATGTGTTGATTAGTCGCTGGGCGGCTGACAATTGATACACGTGCCGCTTCGCCGGGAAGTGTCTCGCTCTGCGCCACCCGGGTGATCGAGACCTACTCCCGCATCGCCTCGGGAGGTCCGGCACGCTGCTGGGCGCCTCGAGTGCCGGTGGCACGCCGCGGCATCACCACCACTGCCACCATCGCCGAATGTGGCTGGCAGGTTCTGCCTGGTCCGCCAGCTGCAGATGATGACCTCGGTGGTCTGGATGAGGGCGTGCTTGCACCAGCAGTCCGGTCGTTTACTCGGCACGTATGGGGGCGCGCAGGAGTTTCGCGACCAGGCCCTGGTGCCCGGTGTCGGCGGGGTGGCCGAGCAAGCTCTGTGGGGGTACGGCGGTCGGCAGTCAGCTCGCTGAAGGTGAACTGTGCCGCACGACCGACCCGGAACGGGTCCGGCGTCGCCAGCCGGGCGAGTTGGCCATGGCGCTCCTCATACGGCTCGCGTGGCAGCGACGTGGTGCCGAGCTGGAGCAGGTCGAAGGTGGGGAACCGGACCGGGATGTCGGCGAGCGGCTGGTTGCACAGTGGGGAGCTGTGGTTGTTCTGCTAGGGATCGCGGCGTTCCTGCGGCAGCCCGAAAGTCGATCTGGCCGGCGTCGTTGCAGACGACGATCTCCTTGTCGAGCACCGCTGGCCGACCCATCGATGGGCGGGATCGAGGGCGCCGTTGAGGTCGGCGAACTCGTGGGTGAAGTCGATGCCGTTGTGGCGGGTGAGCGCGGTGGTGCCGTCCGGGGTGATTTGCATGCAGGTCCGGTAGTCGTCCAGCTTGTACTCAATCGCCCACTCCGGGCCGGTGCGCAGCCGGCCGCCGTCGGCCTTGACCAGCGTCGGAGTGATTCAGTCGGGCACGCGGGAGGAGTCACGCGCAGCCATGGCGACGTCCCGGGGTGAGACATCTTCACCTGGCTTCGACGGTAACCCGGCTGGCCTAACCTCGTCGTGTTTGCGCTGGTCACTACTCCGACTGGTGACCGTCCGTGCGAACATGCGTGCTGTGCGCTGCGGGCGTGGTCGCGGCGGGGTGAGCTTGACCGGCTCGGCTTGACAGCGGCGGCATCATCTCACGGTACTCGAACAAGTGTTCGATTGTATCCGGTTCGCTCACAACTTCCCCGCGTGAGCGTCTCCGGCGCGTGTTCGTGGTGCTGGACGGTGCGTGGTGGCGGTGCCGGAGGCGGTCGCCGGGCCCGCGGCGATCTCGGCGTCCGCACGGCTGCCCAGCTCGGCGAGCCGAGCCCGGAGCCCTCGGTATCTGTGGGCGTTTTGCCGGTGGCATCGGCGCTGGCCGGGCTGGTGCCGGGCGGGCTGCGGCGCGGGAGCGCGGTGTCGGCCCGGGGCTCAACGGCACTGGTTCTTGCGTTGCTCGTCGAGGTGAGCCAGGAAGGATCTTGGGTAGCGATCGTCGGCATGCCCGGCATCGGGGTGGTGGCTGCTGCCGAGCTCGGCGTTGAGCTAGAGCGGCTCGCGCTCGTCCCCGATCCCGGAGCCGAGGTCGCTGCGGTGCTATCGGCGTTGATCGACGGGTTCGACCTGGTCGTGCTCGGCCTGGCCGTCGCTCGTCGGATGCACCGCAGCTGGCCCGCCGGCATGGAGGGGCGGGTTCGTTATCGAGGCGCGGTCCTGCTGGCCGCCGGTCCATGGCCAGGCGCCGATCTTGAGCTACGGGGGTTGAAGCGCCGGTGGCACGTTTTCGCCCACGATGGCTTCGGCCATCTAGAGTTCCGCGACGTCGTCGCGACCAGCCGCGGCCGCGGTGTTGCGGCTCGCCCGCGCGACGACCCGCTGCAACTCCCCGGTCTGGCCATCGCCGTCGCCCTCGCCCTCGCCGACGCACCGGCCGGCCGCAAGCTGGCCGAGGTCGCCGGATGACCCGCACAGCGCCACCGTCGCCCTCGAACCCAAGTGTCCGATGATCGACCATGCCCGCGACGCGGTCCGCTCAGGGGTGCACGGCGAGTTCGGCGGGCTGATTCCCGTCCGGCCGGCAACCGGCGCACTCGTCGTCTGCTGCGCGGCCACCGGCTCGACCTGGACCTTTACGACAAGCTCAAGCCCTACAGCCGCTGCTACCGCCTGCACGCCGCTCTTCGAAGTTGCCGCGCTCAGGAAGGCTGCGAGCCTGTGGTCCGGCGCCTCGCCGAATGCGCGCACCTCGACGTCACCGTCCAGCACGGCCCCGAGCGACGGGCTCGCCCTGGTCGCCTACCCACCGGCCGCGGGAACGCTTGCCGGCCGGATCGGACTCCAGCTCGACGGCGCTGAAGTCGGCACTGTCACCGCGAGCCCGTGCGCCGGCTGTCGAACGGCCACCCTCGACTACGTCCACGTCGCCGCCGACTACCGGCGTCTCGGCTTTGGCCGCACGCTCGTGGCGGCTGCGGTAGCGCGGGCGCCGTCCTACAAGTGGACGACGTCGCTGCCGGACAGGCCGGTGGCGCAGTCGTTCCGTGGCCCCGGATCGCGATGCGCCGGCCCGGTCAGCTACGTGCCCACGCCGGTGCAGTTGACGTCACGCAGTGATTACCAGCGGAGCAAGGGGGAGTCGGTCGTCGAGGAGCTCCTGCAGGAGGTGTGGCAGCTCAGGCGGCAGGAGCTTGTCGCAACAGGTCGAGAGCGCCGCGGCTGACCACCAGCGGTGCTCGATGAGGCCGGCGCGTTCGTTGGCGGTGTGCCGGAGGGCGGTGCGCGGTGCGGTGTCGTCCGTGCGGGCGAGGTAGACGTGGTCGAGGCGGTGGTGGTCGCGGCCGCGGTAGGTGAAGCGGCTTTCGCGGGTCCAGAGCTTGCGGCCGATCTGGTCGATGACGAGTCCGGTTTCCTCGGCGATCTCGCGTCGCGCGGTGTCCTCGAGCTCCTCGTCCGGGTCTTGGCCGCCGCCGGGGAGTTCCCACCAGTGGTGGCCGGGGTTGTCCGGATCGCGGGCGTGGATGAGCAGGACCTCGTCGGCGGAGTTGAGGAGCAGGACGCGGGCGCCGACCCTCAGGGCCGGTTCGCTGGCAACGGTCATCCGGTGGGTCCTCGTACTCGGCGGCTGGCGTGGCGACCGGGCACGAGCACCCTAGCTAGAACAGTGTTGCCTCGCGGTCCGCGGCCGGGTCGGACGTTATCAGCGGCGCGGTCGCGGTGAGCGCCAGCGTGACGGCGAGTCCCGAATG encodes the following:
- a CDS encoding pentapeptide repeat-containing protein produces the protein MNVMSGGKISDWRRCVLVPDGSDDQCRGAQIDGYDRCFTHLASTEIIHFLETLNLGSTLDLRGTIIDLTTSDQLNQTLRSLAQSATEIAIDATEATFTGSADFSGLTLREATFIRSKFSSDASFVNTAFTGDSTFSGVDFGATADFTRATFSDTGIFTGATFRESTEFAGARFARIVNFSRANFVLSERLGPLIACKIDLSGTQSGVAILIEAETGELSCRRARFSGGVELRVRHGLVDLSETFLGAASSVATSARKFTFTGYLSDPGVMWSPSATEEQIEEWHTRTNAKDHRPILTSLKGTDVSELALTDVNLQWCRFAGAHHLDKVRIEGDSEFSRPPKSLWRSSRQVLFEEHPWRASRHPYYKWLHFAPFDNRLDYTEKVGADRLAALYRSLRKALEDGKNEAGAGDFYYGEQEARRGAGGTSTIERILLWSYWLVAGYGQRASRTFAALIVLITISSVLLITCGLATPGPTTQSSTFSYRTSNGDQQTVTSTTDVAPQLQRYTARWTHTRIDASIRTSLGAVVFRDASQKLTTPGVWTVMAARFIGPILLALAALAVRARVKR
- a CDS encoding GNAT family N-acetyltransferase; the protein is MIDHARDAVRSGVHGEFGGLIPVRPATGALVVCCAATGSTWTFTTSSSPTAAATACTPLFEVAALRKAASLWSGASPNARTSTSPSSTAPSDGLALVAYPPAAGTLAGRIGLQLDGAEVGTVTASPCAGCRTATLDYVHVAADYRRLGFGRTLVAAAVARAPSYKWTTSLPDRPVAQSFRGPGSRCAGPVSYVPTPVQLTSRSDYQRSKGESVVEELLQEVWQLRRQELVATGRERRG
- a CDS encoding NUDIX hydrolase; this translates as MTVASEPALRVGARVLLLNSADEVLLIHARDPDNPGHHWWELPGGGQDPDEELEDTARREIAEETGLVIDQIGRKLWTRESRFTYRGRDHHRLDHVYLARTDDTAPRTALRHTANERAGLIEHRWWSAAALSTCCDKLLPPELPHLLQELLDDRLPLAPLVITA